One Sinobacterium caligoides genomic window carries:
- a CDS encoding DUF4332 domain-containing protein, with the protein MPEEINILDNFSQPIKTDLIRHRPKRTIKKFDQPLVVSDELTLYSGDSFILKDFKGCYLEHRPDYNYRADSEIPKEEGLFTIEVLDSEHFYLFASDSTYCHPDHYFGYGWTFLSTIGLPYEGEIKHKFTFKTEANNKVSLHCAGHSVKSMEGSIVFLKYDPLPEDGEYTHFTLEKAATVSKEIISDLEFDLDALTTSVQPFSIGQQELVNKTSIDQEMEFTVNKTIETSKSVEWSDTFTASMSTTFTAGVPFIAENETTITAEMSFTKGGSESSSDSQSFTARFPVTAPPHTTVIADAIVRLGVCDVPYVATVSRYVTDYDGHTTSYSYKVEGVYNGTNAFNLECVLTEYPHTQAIKSVTPDQAKQLEAEGIFVLSQLLTKGSTRKGRQDIAQKTGICEKLILTWVNTADLTRIKGINPELANLLELIGIDSVPELAQRNLDNLYISLTEVNDNRALINELPLFEDVQAWVDLAKELPKIVTH; encoded by the coding sequence ATGCCTGAAGAAATCAATATACTGGATAATTTTAGCCAACCAATCAAAACCGATCTTATCCGCCACCGCCCGAAGAGAACCATCAAAAAATTTGATCAGCCACTCGTAGTTTCCGATGAATTAACGTTATACAGCGGTGATTCCTTTATTCTCAAAGATTTTAAAGGCTGTTACCTCGAGCACCGTCCTGACTATAATTATCGTGCAGACAGCGAGATACCAAAAGAGGAAGGCCTTTTCACCATCGAAGTATTGGACAGCGAGCACTTTTATCTATTTGCTTCCGATAGTACCTACTGCCACCCAGATCATTATTTCGGTTACGGCTGGACTTTTCTATCAACAATAGGGCTTCCGTACGAGGGAGAAATCAAACACAAGTTTACCTTTAAAACAGAAGCTAACAATAAAGTGTCATTACACTGTGCAGGTCACAGCGTAAAATCAATGGAAGGCTCCATTGTTTTTCTGAAGTATGATCCGCTACCTGAAGATGGCGAATACACACATTTCACGCTTGAGAAGGCTGCCACGGTCAGTAAAGAAATCATTAGCGACCTCGAATTTGATCTCGATGCACTCACAACATCAGTGCAGCCCTTTTCGATTGGCCAACAGGAGCTTGTCAACAAGACTTCTATTGATCAGGAAATGGAGTTTACCGTCAACAAAACCATCGAAACAAGTAAGAGCGTTGAGTGGAGTGATACCTTTACAGCGAGTATGTCGACGACGTTTACTGCCGGCGTTCCCTTTATAGCGGAAAACGAAACCACGATAACTGCAGAAATGTCCTTTACCAAAGGCGGCAGCGAAAGTAGCTCCGACTCACAGTCTTTTACAGCGAGGTTCCCGGTTACGGCTCCACCTCATACCACCGTTATTGCGGATGCTATCGTCAGGCTCGGTGTTTGCGATGTGCCGTACGTTGCCACGGTAAGTCGCTACGTCACTGATTATGACGGCCATACTACATCGTACAGCTATAAGGTTGAAGGGGTGTACAATGGCACAAATGCATTCAATCTCGAATGCGTACTCACTGAATATCCGCACACACAGGCGATCAAAAGTGTAACTCCTGATCAAGCAAAACAGTTAGAAGCTGAGGGGATTTTCGTTTTATCGCAACTCCTAACCAAAGGCTCAACCAGAAAAGGGCGACAAGACATCGCCCAAAAAACCGGTATCTGCGAAAAACTGATACTAACCTGGGTGAATACTGCGGATCTGACACGAATTAAAGGGATCAATCCTGAGCTAGCTAATCTTCTTGAGTTGATAGGAATAGACAGTGTGCCTGAACTGGCTCAGCGGAACTTGGACAACCTGTATATTTCATTGACAGAGGTGAATGACAACCGCGCTCTAATCAATGAACTACCACTATTCGAAGACGTTCAGGCGTGGGTAGATCTCGCTAAAGAACTGCCTAAGATAGTCACTCATTAA
- the ribA gene encoding GTP cyclohydrolase II RibA — protein sequence MNFELKNWCTLPTSVGDFRMYDMENENISLICMGDINELSNNTLFRVHSSCRASEVFGALDCDCADQLKEAMKMIASEGSGLIIYQHQEGRGHGLSLKIQAVSLMEEGGLDTAEAFDALNLSQDVRSYVESIAVLKQLDINSVRLVSNNPRKKAFLKKHGIEVSSVNTHPNIRPENSEYLKTKNTKLGHNLPLESEASSDTIHFYHADQPWGEFTNVSEHAIFLRNKIWPSVEHFYQAQKFSQLELQEEIRSCETPILAKQYAYNINAKHCRSDWMTIREAIMLEGLTAKFSQHPNLRTKLMNTANRHLVELTNQDNYWGDPGDGTGQNRLGYLLMQVRKELFESPRKHTEAA from the coding sequence ATGAATTTCGAATTAAAAAATTGGTGTACGTTGCCTACTTCAGTAGGTGATTTTCGTATGTATGACATGGAAAACGAAAATATTAGCTTGATTTGCATGGGTGACATTAACGAACTCTCTAATAATACACTATTTAGAGTACATTCTTCATGCCGTGCTTCCGAAGTGTTTGGAGCATTAGATTGCGACTGCGCTGATCAACTGAAGGAAGCGATGAAGATGATCGCTAGCGAAGGTTCAGGTCTTATAATATATCAACATCAAGAAGGCAGGGGCCATGGCCTTTCACTAAAGATTCAAGCAGTTAGCTTAATGGAAGAAGGCGGGCTAGATACAGCAGAGGCGTTTGATGCATTAAACTTATCCCAGGATGTTCGATCATACGTTGAATCCATTGCTGTTCTGAAGCAGCTAGATATAAATTCTGTTCGACTAGTCTCTAACAACCCTAGGAAAAAAGCGTTTTTAAAAAAGCACGGTATTGAGGTTTCAAGCGTCAATACTCACCCCAATATTCGCCCTGAAAACTCTGAATATTTGAAAACAAAAAACACCAAACTTGGGCACAACCTACCATTAGAATCAGAAGCCTCAAGTGACACCATTCACTTTTACCATGCCGACCAACCTTGGGGAGAATTCACGAACGTCTCAGAGCATGCCATATTTCTAAGAAATAAAATTTGGCCTAGTGTAGAGCATTTTTATCAGGCACAAAAATTCAGTCAACTGGAACTGCAGGAGGAAATACGCTCGTGTGAAACACCAATTCTAGCAAAACAATACGCCTATAATATAAATGCTAAGCACTGTCGATCTGATTGGATGACTATACGCGAGGCCATTATGCTTGAAGGTTTAACTGCTAAATTTAGCCAACATCCAAACCTACGTACAAAGTTAATGAATACTGCCAACCGTCACTTAGTTGAGTTAACCAATCAAGATAATTACTGGGGAGATCCTGGCGACGGAACGGGCCAAAATCGTCTCGGCTATTTATTGATGCAAGTTCGGAAAGAGCTATTTGAATCGCCGAGAAAGCATACTGAAGCTGCCTAA